The Ziziphus jujuba cultivar Dongzao chromosome 3, ASM3175591v1 region CTCCATTTTgacttaatattttttctaattcaagaaatgaatttaaatgaaaaaccaactACAAAATCAAAACCATGGTTGCTGttcatcaaaatttattttctatttttcctatTACAATTTGCTTGACTTAGTGTTGTTATTCCCCTAAATATCTCTCGGAATCGGCATATATATCTCATTGAAatctaggaattttttttttttttttaagatggttGAAATGGCAAAACAACAATGATGTGGACAACCACAAAACAAACTCTagggcaaaaaaattatatatctaaaacaaaaacaaaaaaaaaaagaaaaaaaaaaaaaagaagaagaagaagaagacagagATCAGGTGATTAagaggcccaaaaaaaaaaaaaaaaaagcacagagATGAAGAGAAGATTAAGATGGATTGTGGGCATGACAGAGAAAAAAACCAAAGGCGTTCTTTCAGTGCCGGCAACCAATCCATTCTATTTCTtcgatggatttatgaagaATGATGAAAGCAAAGTAACGGGCATTTTGCatattcatcaaaaataaaataaaagtaaagtaTACGTTTGGTTTATGCATGGGATAGAATAagaattcttaaaattttaatattttttatttaattgaatgtttaaaatttattttatttatttctatagaattctgattttttaaaataaaaaattactatttttttaaaaaaattcaaaatctgtATTTCCAATACAAAATATGCCACTTTacgtgtggtttttttttttatattaatttttttttatcttttttctaccaaactaaataataaaaataaatattttatactaatttttttattcttaggaaaaactaatttttaatttttagaaataatcGTTCTTCTGACCAAACTTAACTTAAGGGCGTTAAACTTGCTGTTTGGCCAGAATCTGATGTGTTAAAACTAGGATACACATGTTACCACTTCATTAGTCATATGTACTACCTCAAATTCTTTGTCAATGTCTACACATTGAATAATTTCTCTGCACTAACTAAAAGAgctagaatatttttattttctttttcttttttttaatttgttgacgGGAATCGGAATCTAGAACTTTCTCTCCACGATTATAAATATATGGTTTTGTCTTTATGAAAGAGCAATAGCAAAGCTAAAAGAGCGATAACAAAAGAGCTAAAGAGTGAGCTtataagaaaagagagaaaaagccaaaagagacagaaaataaaaaatggctaCCACAACCATGAAAGTTGAAATCATTCACAAAGAAACATTAAAACCATCTTCTCCAACTCCATACAaccttaaaaattttcaaactctGTCTCATCGATCAGCTTGCTCCAACTATGTACGTCCCACTGATTCTCTTCTATCCCCATGTTAATAATGGAGTCGAAGAAGTAGAGAAAAAAACCCAGCTCCTCAAAAAAACACTCTCAGAGACCCTAACTCTCTTCTACCCTCTAGCAGGAAGAATCAAAACCCACGACTGCATCTTTTGCAACGACGAGGGAGTCAAGTTCTTCAAGGCTCAAGCAAACTTTTCACTGTCGAAAATTCTTGAAAAACCAAACACATATTTCCTCAGAAAATTTCTCGCTGCCGAACCAGAATCTATACAGGCAAGAACAGGTGCTCTTCTCCTGGTCAAAGTGACCTTTTTCCAGTGCGGTGGGATGGCAATCGGTATAAGCTCTTCGCATAAGATCGTCGACGCGTCGACGCTGAGTGCATTCCTTAAGAGCTGGACATCAATGGCGGTTTTTGGATCCGAACACGCTTTGGTTCCGGAATTCAATGCTGCAGAGCTTCTTCCACCTTCTGATGACTTCCAACCGCTGGAAAAGATTCCAGGAAAGTGCAGAACGAGCAGGTTCGTTTTTTATCCCAAAAAGCTTGCTTCTCTTAAATACAACTCCTCTAGTGAAGCTGTGAAAAACCCTTCTAAAATCGAAGCCGTTTCATTGATCATTTGGAAATCTGTTGCACGAGCATCGCGATCGAACAAGGGTTTTATGAAAACCTCTGTGTTCGGTCAGATATTTAACATAAGAGCGAGAACTTCGCCACCATTGTCGGACAACGTAGCCGGGAATTTCATCGGAATCATCCCGGAAAAGTTGGATGAGAATGAAAATGGTGATGATCTTAAAGTCTTGGTTGCTAAGCTGAGGAAAGGGATTGAAGAAGTGAAAGAGTTTTATGGTAAAAGAGGACTTGATGTTGAAGGGGTGCAAGCAATGCTTAAGTGTGGAGAGATGATAAGGAATGAAGAGATGCAGGACAATTATTATTGCAGCAGTTGGTTTGGGTTTCCTTTTTATGAGGTGGATTTTGGATGGGGAAAGCCAATATGGGTGAGTATGTGTGGTATGACATTCAAGAATGTCATATTTCTCTTGCCTACGAGAGATGGAAATGGAATTGAAGCTTGGTTGAGTCTTACCGATGAAGATATGGACTTGGTTGAAACCGATCAGGAGCTGCTTGATTTTGCTTGCTTAGAACCAAGTGTGGCTTAATTGGTAATTATTGTGTGTTTATAAATATTACATAGAAACTATCTAGTATTTTTAAATTGCTTGAAGGattgaaatatgaaaatgatTACTTGGCGTATAAAGTCTTTAATAATAACATTATCAAATCGACCAAATAAATATGGTTGATTATATATCTAGATGTATCtaaatacatctatatatatatatatatatatgtatacacacaaaGCTGTTCCCTGtggtaaaataaatttatttttcagttcTCTGGCTACCTTTATATCTTTTGggaatttccttttctttttccttttttttttttttccaacgtCTTTCATGAAAGCCTAttgtaaaatagtttttttttttttttttggtattaatattgtaaattagttgattttatatatgtattgctTTTTGTCTCCCTGAATACATTACTCTTTTTCTGTGTCCTTGGTTCACTGAAATTCCAATTTCTGGAGTgagagtaaaaaaataaaaataaaaaacaaaaaaaacaaaaaagcaataAACTTTTCAATTGAAAAAGATTAACGTGCATATACGTTCAACTCATATGCAAATCCGGTAGCATTTACAAATCCGGTAGCatttataaatttcattcaAACTAGAAATGATTAAGAATACGCGGTATACATTGGGTACAATTACAACAGGTAACATGTCCTGTCGTGTTCAGAAAGCACAAGTGAGACCTTGCCAGTCTAgatcaaattataataaataaatatatatatatatatatatatatatatatatatatatatatatatatatatatatatatatatatttgtgtgtgtgtgtgtgtgtacgtaCGAAAATAAcaaaggttttttcttttttccctttattttgaaaaaaccaaCCAAAGTTATTTCCAACCGTATAATACATGGATATGGATGCAATCAATATATCATGGTCCTTGCGTCGTGAAACTCGTTTACGTACTTTTCCTAACCTGTCTCGTCGATTTCATGCTGTTTTATGCAAGTAagcagcatttttttttttttttttataatttgattcaCTTTGTGGAAACATGTTGTCTAGGATTGAGTTGAGGAAGAAAGCTTTTGATTAGGGATGAACATGGATTAAATTAGTTCggttttaaatcaaaatacaatcATTACGCGAAAAATAAGCTCTAGCGACACAttattagcgacgctacgagataaatatgtctaaaaaaataaaaccgcaaCTCTGAGATTaatacgtcagtaaaaattcgaccaatcgacgatgcataaaaaaaaagttgtcgtCGAGAAGTCGCGAGAAACAAACACACACAACGCATAAGATTTAGAGTCGCTGAATAAACacagttatgcgtcgcctattagtgtaacattttttttatttttgttttgcgtttttttaagtatgtaacagttgattttctttcaaatttaaataacaaatgaaaatgtttaaatatttaggaaaatattttattgatataagacGACGTATACACTATTATGGGTCGCCCATTAgggaataaatttatatttttgggtgttttttctaagtattaaacagttgatattctttcaactttaaataacaagtgaaaatgtttaaacagcatgacatttttttaaaaaaaaaaaaatattttaaaagatttattaattatatcagGCGACAAGAagaattgtgcgtcgcctattagtctattatcatatattttttttgaaatttttagtaagtattaaacagttgatttctttcaactttaaataacaagtgaaaatgttatagctgcttcacagtgctttttttttttgtttattcaaataaatttttagaaaatatgttattaatatatggcgacgcataaataccattatgcgtcgcctattattgtgaaattgttttttttttgtattaa contains the following coding sequences:
- the LOC107422484 gene encoding BAHD acyltransferase BIA1 encodes the protein MYVPLILFYPHVNNGVEEVEKKTQLLKKTLSETLTLFYPLAGRIKTHDCIFCNDEGVKFFKAQANFSLSKILEKPNTYFLRKFLAAEPESIQARTGALLLVKVTFFQCGGMAIGISSSHKIVDASTLSAFLKSWTSMAVFGSEHALVPEFNAAELLPPSDDFQPLEKIPGKCRTSRFVFYPKKLASLKYNSSSEAVKNPSKIEAVSLIIWKSVARASRSNKGFMKTSVFGQIFNIRARTSPPLSDNVAGNFIGIIPEKLDENENGDDLKVLVAKLRKGIEEVKEFYGKRGLDVEGVQAMLKCGEMIRNEEMQDNYYCSSWFGFPFYEVDFGWGKPIWVSMCGMTFKNVIFLLPTRDGNGIEAWLSLTDEDMDLVETDQELLDFACLEPSVA